From the genome of Winogradskyella forsetii, one region includes:
- a CDS encoding aspartate kinase, translated as MLVYKFGGTSVGSVINMNHVKDIINTKGKKIVVLSAMSGTTNALVEISGLIKVNELSQAKHKISQLHQNYKSTVSDLITDKTLGNEVSSYVTSIFDALMNAASQPHSTLLHNTIVANGELLSTFMFSRLLQQEGLKATLLPALDFMRIDRTNEPDNFYIKQNLERLMNQTQDSDVYITQGFICLDADGQITNLQRGGSDYTATIIGAALEVEEVQIWTDIDGFHNNDPRFVNDTTALSHLSYDEAAELAYFGAKILHPQTVMPVRSLDIPLRLKNTMAPNAHGTLITNQIHGEGIKAIAAKDGITAIKIKSVRMLLAHGFLKKVFEVFEKYETSIDMITTSEIAVSLTIDDTTHLESITEELEKFATVEIDDYMSIVCLVGNQIIYHPDTPQLFQVLQDINVRMIAYGGSNNNISLLVNSSDKLETLQKLQRYVFEGDTFEV; from the coding sequence ATGTTAGTCTATAAATTTGGAGGCACTTCTGTAGGTTCTGTCATCAACATGAACCACGTAAAAGACATTATCAATACTAAAGGTAAAAAGATTGTCGTCCTTTCTGCCATGTCTGGAACGACCAATGCTTTGGTAGAGATTTCAGGGTTGATAAAGGTCAACGAGTTGTCGCAGGCGAAACATAAAATCAGTCAACTTCACCAAAATTATAAGTCTACCGTAAGCGATTTAATTACAGACAAAACCTTAGGTAACGAGGTCAGTTCCTATGTCACCTCGATTTTCGATGCGTTAATGAATGCTGCCAGTCAGCCGCACTCTACATTATTGCACAATACTATTGTGGCCAATGGCGAGTTGTTGTCCACGTTTATGTTTAGCCGACTATTACAACAAGAGGGTTTAAAAGCCACCTTGCTGCCGGCTTTGGATTTTATGCGCATTGACCGCACTAATGAACCCGATAATTTCTACATCAAGCAAAATTTAGAGCGTCTTATGAATCAAACCCAAGATAGCGATGTTTACATCACCCAAGGGTTTATATGTTTGGATGCCGATGGCCAAATCACCAACTTACAACGTGGCGGAAGCGATTACACAGCTACCATTATTGGTGCAGCTCTTGAAGTTGAAGAAGTCCAAATCTGGACCGACATCGACGGCTTTCATAACAACGATCCACGTTTTGTAAATGATACCACAGCCTTATCGCATTTATCTTATGATGAAGCAGCGGAATTAGCCTATTTTGGAGCAAAGATTTTACATCCACAAACCGTAATGCCAGTACGTAGTTTAGATATTCCATTGCGACTTAAAAACACGATGGCACCAAACGCACATGGTACTTTAATTACCAACCAAATTCATGGCGAAGGCATCAAAGCCATTGCCGCCAAAGATGGGATTACCGCCATAAAAATAAAGTCGGTACGTATGTTATTGGCACACGGCTTTTTAAAGAAAGTCTTTGAGGTGTTTGAAAAATACGAAACCTCTATTGACATGATTACCACATCTGAAATCGCCGTTTCCCTAACCATTGACGACACCACACATTTAGAGTCCATCACAGAAGAACTCGAAAAATTCGCCACCGTAGAAATTGACGATTATATGAGTATCGTTTGCTTGGTTGGTAACCAAATTATTTACCATCCAGATACGCCACAATTGTTCCAAGTGCTACAAGATATTAATGTCCGTATGATTGCCTATGGAGGCAGTAACAATAATATTTCACTTTTGGTGAATTCTAGTGATAAGTTGGAAACCTTGCAGAAGTTACAGCGGTATGTTTTTGAGGGAGATACTTTTGAGGTTTAG
- a CDS encoding serine hydrolase, with amino-acid sequence MLLKRLFTAVLIISAFLVNAQIEEEQLDNLIKETLTTFDVPGISVGIYKDGEIVYAKGHGVRSLTNKKDMNAETLVGVASNSKGFTCFALAMMVDAGKMNWDDKVRQHIPEFQLHDSWVTENFTVRDLVTHRSGMGLGAGDLMFFPEGSDFTIDDVIKNVKYLEPETSFRSKFAYNNNMFIIAGEVLKRVSGLTWEEFMEAKIMKPVGMTSSKAAYNRVTDKSNIIDAHTMADGKVIQIPHDWSELANPAGGIMSNVPDMLTWAEFLMNDAVKNDGERLLSEIQFHELWQLQTPLKVYPGDWYDSNFKGYGLGWFVADVKGGYKQVYHTGGLLGTVTQFTMIPDLDLAIVVLTNQMNGSAFNTITNTIKDSYLGYDNRNWIEKYGKRNADYIKYNDSIKAEVYSKVEKAQKLKSLPKPEHIVGTYTDDWFGDVIISHDAKKGYTIKSERSSRLFGELLPLNATTFVAKWNNRSYDADVYVQFAFNENEEAVSATMKYIAPITDFSFDFHDLELQKTE; translated from the coding sequence ATGTTATTAAAACGACTATTTACTGCAGTTCTTATTATTTCGGCTTTCTTAGTAAACGCTCAAATTGAAGAAGAACAACTCGATAATCTTATCAAGGAAACCTTAACCACTTTTGATGTGCCTGGTATTTCCGTTGGTATTTATAAGGATGGTGAAATTGTGTATGCCAAAGGACATGGCGTGCGCTCATTGACCAATAAAAAAGATATGAATGCTGAAACCTTGGTTGGTGTCGCTTCAAACAGTAAAGGATTTACCTGTTTTGCACTCGCCATGATGGTTGATGCAGGTAAAATGAATTGGGATGATAAAGTGAGACAGCATATTCCGGAATTTCAACTACACGATTCTTGGGTCACTGAAAATTTCACGGTTCGGGATTTGGTAACGCACAGAAGTGGTATGGGTTTAGGTGCTGGCGATTTAATGTTTTTTCCTGAAGGCAGTGATTTCACGATTGACGATGTCATTAAGAATGTAAAATATTTAGAGCCTGAAACCTCATTCAGAAGCAAATTCGCTTACAATAATAATATGTTTATTATCGCAGGAGAAGTTTTAAAACGTGTCAGTGGTCTGACTTGGGAAGAATTCATGGAAGCCAAAATCATGAAACCGGTTGGGATGACGAGTAGTAAAGCCGCCTACAACCGAGTTACAGACAAATCGAATATTATTGATGCACATACCATGGCTGACGGAAAAGTCATCCAGATTCCACACGATTGGAGCGAACTGGCCAATCCTGCAGGAGGCATTATGAGCAACGTCCCAGATATGCTGACTTGGGCAGAATTTTTAATGAACGATGCCGTAAAAAACGATGGGGAACGTTTATTGAGCGAAATACAGTTTCATGAGCTTTGGCAATTACAGACACCATTAAAAGTTTATCCAGGCGATTGGTATGATTCTAATTTTAAAGGTTATGGTTTAGGTTGGTTTGTTGCTGATGTCAAAGGCGGTTATAAACAAGTGTATCACACAGGTGGTTTATTAGGTACTGTTACACAGTTTACTATGATTCCGGATTTGGATTTAGCCATTGTGGTATTGACCAATCAAATGAATGGTTCAGCTTTTAATACCATTACTAACACGATTAAAGATTCGTATTTAGGATATGATAATAGAAATTGGATTGAAAAATATGGTAAGCGAAACGCAGATTATATTAAGTATAACGATAGTATAAAAGCCGAGGTGTACTCTAAAGTTGAAAAAGCCCAAAAACTCAAATCCTTACCGAAACCAGAACATATTGTGGGCACGTACACCGACGATTGGTTTGGTGATGTGATTATTTCACACGATGCAAAAAAAGGGTATACAATAAAGAGTGAGCGTTCGTCCAGATTGTTTGGTGAGTTATTGCCCTTAAATGCAACCACTTTTGTTGCCAAATGGAACAATAGAAGTTATGACGCAGATGTCTATGTGCAATTTGCCTTCAATGAAAATGAAGAAGCCGTTTCCGCCACCATGAAATACATTGCGCCAATCACCGATTTTAGTTTCGATTTTCATGATTTGGAACTTCAGAAAACTGAATAA
- a CDS encoding alpha/beta fold hydrolase: MTLDYKNSTINYVVKGKGNTIVLLHGFLETLEMWNDLIPEFSKIHQVVSIDLLGHGQTGCLGYVHTMEDMAEAVFAVLEHLNIERAHFVGHSMGGYVTLALAEKHPELFKGLCLMNSTFEADDEEKKELRTRANAMAKTNFQNLVRMSFVNLFAPESKDSFKNEFEEALQMALQTPVQGYIAASEGMKLRSNRFDTLTNLNAKKLIIIGKKDGLVDGNKIINQIKDTDVHYVEFSEGHMSHIENKSDLTYNLLRFIEK; the protein is encoded by the coding sequence ATGACTTTAGATTACAAAAACAGTACAATTAATTATGTAGTTAAAGGTAAAGGAAATACCATAGTTCTACTTCATGGATTTCTTGAAACCTTAGAAATGTGGAACGATTTGATTCCTGAATTTTCAAAAATCCATCAAGTGGTTAGCATCGATTTGTTAGGCCATGGACAAACGGGATGTTTGGGTTATGTGCATACGATGGAAGACATGGCGGAAGCTGTTTTTGCTGTTTTGGAACACCTTAATATTGAACGTGCACATTTTGTTGGGCATTCCATGGGTGGCTATGTGACTTTGGCTCTAGCCGAAAAGCATCCTGAATTATTTAAAGGTCTGTGTTTAATGAACTCCACTTTTGAAGCTGACGATGAAGAAAAGAAAGAACTGCGAACGCGTGCCAATGCCATGGCCAAAACAAATTTTCAAAATTTAGTGCGCATGTCTTTCGTAAATCTATTTGCACCTGAAAGTAAGGATAGTTTTAAAAATGAATTTGAAGAGGCTTTGCAAATGGCATTGCAAACGCCTGTCCAAGGATACATTGCGGCGTCAGAAGGTATGAAATTGAGATCCAATCGCTTTGACACATTGACAAACCTGAACGCTAAGAAACTAATTATTATTGGTAAAAAGGATGGTTTAGTTGACGGCAACAAAATTATCAATCAAATTAAAGATACAGACGTTCATTATGTAGAGTTTTCAGAAGGACATATGAGTCATATTGAAAATAAATCAGATTTAACTTACAATTTATTGCGTTTCATCGAAAAATAA